One genomic region from Yarrowia lipolytica chromosome 1C, complete sequence encodes:
- a CDS encoding uncharacterized protein (Compare to YALI0C12034g, similar to Saccharomyces cerevisiae YGR131W and NCE102 (YPR149W); ancestral locus Anc_3.493, similar to uniprot|Q12207 Saccharomyces cerevisiae YPR149W Protein of unknown function), which yields MVKVADLILRGLIFMFAAIIMGLAGSLASTHKKGHYNPQVSYAVFCGAWSALFGVFYPVLANFIEAIAFPIVILIIDFISWVLTLAGGAALATAIRCHSCGNMNYVNSNKVTQGSKGRCRKAQATVAFLFFANFSFLATMILSAISVKQLGAFTLPGRSRRSAPRTGIPTMSQV from the coding sequence ATGGTCAAGGTCGCCGATCTCATCCTCCGAGGACTCATTTTCATGTTTGCCGCCATCATCATGGGTCTGGCCGGTTCTCTCGCCTCCACCCACAAGAAGGGCCACTACAACCCCCAGGTGTCTTACGCTGTCTTCTGTGGCGCATGGTCCGCCCTCTTTGGTGTGTTCTACCCCGTGCTCGCCAACTTCATTGAGGCCATTGCCTTCCCCATTGTCATTCTCATCATTGACTTCATCTCCTGGGTTCTGACCCTTGCCGGAGGTGCCGCTCTGGCCACCGCCATCCGATGCCACTCTTGCGGCAACATGAACTAcgtcaactccaacaaggtgACCCAGGGCTCCAAGGGCCGATGCCGAAAGGCCCAGGCCACTGTTGCCTTCCTGTTCTTCgccaacttctccttcctGGCCACCATGATTCTGTCTGCCATCTCCGTCAAGCAGCTCGGCGCCTTCACCCTGCCCGGCCGATCTCGACGATCCGCTCCCCGAACCGGAATCCCCACCATGTCCCAGGTTTAA
- a CDS encoding uncharacterized protein (Compare to YALI0C12100g, similar to DEHA0C00484g Debaryomyces hansenii IPF 2562.1) has protein sequence MGVFSRFKKEKPEAGAADGSDPAPAYEGHEEHHHHDHPHLDAANEPIMIIEEADSDQLNYHAPREAYYYYAAIQRRREDTLPPDQITLIPGFARFFKKKEPEVVNSEPVIVSEQASEEAALEKQDYPDDYRGDHTHNHDHEKEGVLEGIPGAKEDMAVANKALKTASWMSVFYLITTDIMGPTGAPYSISTLGYFPGIFLFTVLAVTAAYTGWLIFKMYMKMDSPQYPMRTYGDMATRIYGPVFRLAVDLLQSIQLWCNVGVLVLSNGQALSQVAANHSEDGKSHVCFAALCIIFMGAGMLVGQIRSLKNFGFLANFAIWMNLAICFATMGLARQYGINVRGNELVYGSPLPPKKTSAVATDIPFQTQLQGLMNIVYSYGGAMMFVEFCAEMRRPRDFIKGMLTAQTVIYCCYMLFGVFVYAYQGQFVMNPANQGVPSETRYEKNWQDALNMIGVVSALIAAALYGNVGVKVVYRTVFQRVLRLPNITDSAGGRVLWTLAVFVYWAVAFVIASAIPQFSSLVSLVGAICILQFSYTLPPFLYAGLTLQEEASKEDHYDPSTNTVTRIDTWKNWSRWKRGLTGRPWWMLFNIIIFLMSLATAILGAYASVYNLVQAFDAPGGNTSSFTCKSPVAG, from the coding sequence ATGGGCGTCTTTTCTCGattcaagaaggagaagcctgAGGCTGGAGCAGCCGACGGATCCGACCCGGCTCCCGCTTACGAGGGCCATGAagaacaccaccatcacgACCATCCGCATCTGGATGCCGCCAACGAGCCCATCATGATCATCGAGGAGGCCGACTCGGACCAGCTCAACTACCACGCTCCCCGAGAGGCCTACTACTACTACGCCGCCATccagcgacgacgagaagacaCATTGCCTCCGGACCAGATTACGCTGATTCCGGGCTTTGCCCGCTTCTTCAAGAAAAAGGAGCCTGAGGTGGTAAACTCCGAGCCCGTCATTGTGTCTGAACAGGCCTCGGAAGAAGCTGCGCTCGAAAAACAGGATTACCCCGACGACTACCGAGGAGACCACACCCATAACCACGACCACGAAAAGGAGGGCGTGCTTGAAGGCATTCCCGgcgccaaggaggacatgGCTGTGGCCAACAAGGCCCTCAAAACGGCCTCGTGGATGTCTGTCTTCTATCTGATCACTACTGATATCATGGGCCCCACAGGTGCTCCCTACTCCATTTCCACTCTCGGATACTTCCCCGGTATCTTCCTTTTCACTGTTCTCGCGGTTACTGCCGCCTACACCGGATGGCTAATTTTCAAGATgtacatgaagatggaCAGTCCCCAATACCCCATGCGAACCTACGGAGACATGGCCACCCGAATCTACGGCCCCGTTTTCCGACTCGCCGTCGATCTGCTGCAGTCTATCCAGCTGTGGTGTAATGTCGGTGTTCTGGTTCTTTCCAACGGTCAGGCTCTGTCCCAGGTCGCTGCCAACCATTCCGAAGACGGCAAGTCCCACGTTTGTTTCGCTGCCCTCTGTATCATCTTCATGGGAGCCGGTATGCTTGTTGGTCAGATTCGATCTCTTAAGAACTTTGGTTTCCTCGCCAACTTTGCCATCTGGATGAACTTGGCCATTTGTTTCGCCACTATGGGTCTCGCCCGACAGTACGGTATCAACGTGCGAGGTAACGAGCTTGTATACGGCTCCCCTCTGCCTCCCAAAAAGACCTCCGCTGTCGCCACCGATATCCCCTTCCAGACCCAGCTGCAGGGTCTCATGAACATTGTCTACTCGTACGGAGGAGCAATGATGTTTGTCGAGTTCTGCGCCGAGATGCGACGACCAAGAGACTTCATCAAGGGAATGCTGACCGCCCAGACCGTCATCTACTGCTGTTACATGCTTTTTGGAGTCTTTGTCTACGCCTACCAGGGCCAGTTTGTCATGAACCCCGCCAACCAGGGTGTCCCCAGTGAGACTCGATACGAGAAGAACTGGCAGGATGCCCTCAACATGATCGGAGTTGTTTCTGCCCTCATTGCCGCCGCTCTGTACGGTAACGTTGGTGTCAAGGTTGTCTACCGAACCGTGTTCCAGCGAGTTCTGCGACTCCCCAACATTACTGAttctgctggaggacgagttTTGTGGACCCTTGCTGTCTTCGTTTACTGGGCTGTTGCCTTTGTTATTGCTTCTGCCATCCCCCAgttctcttctctggtcTCTCTGGTTGGAGCTATCTGTATTCTGCAGTTCTCCTACACTCTGCCTCCCTTCCTGTACGCCGGTCTTACCCTTCAGGAAGAGgcctccaaggaggaccaTTACGATCCCTCCACAAATACCGTTACTCGAATCGACACGTGGAAGAACTGGAGCCGATGGAAGCGAGGACTGACTGGCCGACCCTGGTGGATGCTCTTCAACATTATCATCTTCCTCATGTCTCTGGCCACTGCCATTTTGGGAGCCTATGCCTCGGTCTACAACCTGGTCCAGGCTTTCGACGCCCCTGGAGGAAACACCTCTTCTTTCACCTGCAAATCTCCTGTTGCCGGTTAA
- a CDS encoding uncharacterized protein (Compare to YALI0C12056g, similar to uniprot|P53753 Saccharomyces cerevisiae YNR067c similarity to beta-glucan-elicitor receptor - Glycine max) has protein sequence MFFYRPPYHLIILLVLSTCAGAATMESGDGSAHMSRSSTLFWNGTKSGTHPAGVSGTQLTNGAYISIPGVSKIPILLSKSESDHFYVVITTPSVPSSYPNSLNPNANLNTDTNRAAAPDQSTSLSSGSISTRATSTRVINVVSDPDAKQSSSDPTTTLTETVRVTSTLVRSSNSDTSSSSPRGFPATSPTFDASKSSTSVTISVSFTSFVSTTLSQSSTSSSKRRSSSSSTASITNKSIFVATHSRPLIIVSDRPTKYKLPATKTTTSIQSKPTAMFNGNPFVPIATSDPMSQFERREHPLKPPVARDGPQQTNKFYANMLLGDRDLPAYVYPYSVWWSKTDNFQGLAISHTRASQLVYGPDPDQNPSQFYFNPVGIMSLVLGAHEFSQGMDMVVDKMDHLSVDLQIGRGPAGLTAPLVRGMGMVTAKYNGVGPIIGSQVGFANIERVQNVRSDIQKYKLTLNNQVVWIMYVNAPDGALQFNQSSPQHFAATSAAQNAVIQIAVLPETPGSEQALDAAAGKYATGGSVSGTIDNDGLRGIYSLEFPTEGQSQCGFPLMYALEHQSHVMVDEIRQRETPCRLDTCAKGVAIGYNTDRFTMAEQTLPRDIGFLPKPLKRDLQSQLQDQNALRLIFDAASKEMDQDINGQANLDSMYFSGKGVDKFATILLVLNDVLGDKDRARTLLDRCKQIFSMFATNKQQNPLVYDTTWKGVISVAGFNDPNADFGNTYYNDHHFHFSYFIHAAAIIAKVDAEIGDGQWLNQNREWVDTLLRDAANPSHDDRHFPVSRSFDWYMGHSWAKGLFLSADGKDEESSSEDYHFAYGMKLWGQVSGNQAMEARANLMLAVMRRAMNIYWFMKDDNTNQPAKFIKNKVPGITFENKVDHATYFGINPEFIIGIHMLPTTPISSYMRDEEFVRQEWDQRVSTFVDGVDSGWKGILQLDRALFDPNASWKFFTQGMQPQWLDPGMSLAWSLTMIAGMGGK, from the coding sequence atgttCTTCTATCGCCCTCCCTACCATCTCATCATATTGTTAGTGCTGTCTACATGTGCAGGTGCAGCAACAATGGAGTCTGGAGATGGGAGCGCACATATGTCACGCTCTTCAACTCTGTTTTGGAATGGGACTAAAAGTGGAACCCATCCagctggtgtttctggCACTCAATTGACAAATGGAGCATATATTTCGATTCCTGGAGTCTCCAAAATCCCAATTCTCTTATCAAAATCCGAATCCGACCACTTTTACGTCGTTATTACCACACCCTCCGTCCCCTCATCGTACCCAAACTCTCTCAACCCTAACGCCAACTTAAACACGGACACCAACCGTGCTGCAGCACCAGACCAGAGCacatctctctcttccGGTAGCATTTCGACAAGAGCCACTTCCACACGTGTCATCAACGTCGTTAGTGACCCAGACGCAAAACAGAGCTCCTCCGACCCCACCACGACTTTAACAGAAACCGTCAGAGTCACCAGTACACTCGTCAGATCTAGTAACTCCGACACTAGTTCCAGCAGTCCCCGAGGCTTTCCTGCTACCTCCCCGACCTTTGATGCTTCAAAGAGCAGTACATCTGTCACTATTTCTGTCAGCTTTACTTCTTTTGTGAGTACTACACTGTCACAGTCGTCCACGTCTTCGTCCAAGCGTCggtcatcttcatcttctaCTGCCTCAATCACTAACAAGAGTATCTTCGTTGCCACCCATTCGAGACCATTGATCATCGTCAGTGACAGACCCACCAAATATAAACTGCCTGCgaccaagaccaccacTTCCATTCAATCCAAACCTACCGCCATGTTCAACGGAAACCCCTTTGTTCCCATCGCCACGAGCGACCCCATGAGTCAGTTTGAACGCCGAGAACACCCTCTCAAACCCCCTGTCGCTCGAGACGGTCCTCAGCAAACCAACAAGTTTTATGCCAACATGCTGCTGGGCGACCGAGACCTGCCGGCCTACGTCTACCCCTACTCTGTGTGGTGGTCCAAGACAGACAACTTCCAGGGTCTGGCCATCTCGCACACCCGTGCGTCCCAGCTTGTCTACGGCCCCGACCCCGACCAGAACCCCTCCCAGTTTTACTTCAACCCTGTGGGAATTATGTCGCTCGTCCTCGGAGCCCATGAGTTTTCCCAGGGCATGGACATGGTCGTGGACAAAATGGACCATTTGAGCGTTGATCTTCAGATCGGCCGCGGACCAGCTGGTCTTACTGCCCCTCTTGTCCGAGGAATGGGCATGGTTACGGCCAAGTACAACGGCGTGGGGCCCATCATTGGCTCTCAGGTCGGCTTTGCCAACATTGAGCGTGTCCAGAATGTCAGAAGCGACATACAAAAATACAAGCTGACTCTCAACAACCAGGTTGTATGGATCATGTACGTCAATGCACCTGATGGGGCTCTGCAGTTCAACCAGTCATCTCCTCAGCACTTTGCCGCcacttctgctgctcagaaCGCTGTCATTCAGATTGCCGTGCTTCCCGAGACTCCCGGAAGCGAGCAGGCTCttgatgctgctgccggCAAATATGCCACTGGCGGCTCTGTATCTGGCACCATTGACAATGATGGCCTGAGAGGCATTTACTCACTAGAGTTTCCCACTGAGGGCCAGTCCCAGTGTGGATTTCCCCTCATGTACGCGCTGGAGCACCAGAGTCATGTCATGGTTGACGAGATCAGGCAGCGAGAGACCCCCTGTCGTCTCGACACGTGTGCCAAGGGTGTTGCCATTGGATATAACACCGACCGGTTCACCATGGCCGAGCAGACTCTTCCTCGGGACATTGGATTCCTTCCCAAGCCTCTCAAGCGAGACTTGCAGAGCCAGCTGCAGGACCAGAATGCGCTCAGGCTCATTTTTGACGCAGCTAGCAAGGAGATGGACCAGGATATCAACGGCCAGGCCAATCTCGACTCTATGTACTTCTCTGGCAAGGGCGTTGATAAGTTTGCGACCATTCTACTTGTTTTGAACGATGTCTTGGGCGACAAGGATCGGGCTCGAACTCTTCTAGACCGATGCAAGCAGATCTTTTCAATGTTTGCCACCAATAAGCAACAGAACCCTCTAGTTTACGACACGACCTGGAAGGGTGTGATTTCCGTTGCTGGCTTCAACGACCCCAATGCCGATTTCGGAAACACTTACTACAACGATCACCACTTCCACTTCTCCTACTTCATTCATGCTGCTGCTATCATTGCCAAGGTTGATGCTGAGATTGGAGATGGTCAGTGGTTGAACCAGAACCGGGAGTGGGTCGATACATTGCTGCGAGACGCCGCCAACCCGTCGCATGACGATCGCCACTTTCCAGTGTCTCGATCTTTTGATTGGTATATGGGTCACTCGTGGGCCAAGGGTCTATTTCTGTCTGCTGATGGAAAGGACGAggagtcttcttctgaagaCTATCACTTCGCCTACGGTATGAAGCTGTGGGGGCAGGTTAGCGGCAACCAGGCCATGGAGGCTCGAGCCAACCTCATGTTGGCTGTGATGCGACGTGCTATGAACATTTACTGGTTCATGAAGGACGacaacaccaaccagcCCGCCAAGttcatcaagaacaaggtgCCCGGTATCACCTTTGAGAACAAAGTTGACCATGCCACCTACTTTGGTATTAACCCAGAGTTCATCATTGGTATCCACATGCTGCCTACCACTCCCATTTCGTCCTACATGCGAGACGAGGAGTTTGTGCGGCAGGAGTGGGATCAGCGTGTGTCCACCTTTGTGGACGGTGTTGATTCCGGCTGGAAGGGTATTCTTCAGCTGGATCGGGCACTTTTTGACCCCAACGCCAGTTGGAAGTTCTTCACCCAGGGTATGCAGCCTCAGTGGCTGGATCCTGGTATGAGCCTGGCGTGGAGTTTGACCATGATTGCTGGCATGGGGGGCAAGTAG